The genomic segment GTTTTGAAGGTTTGGCATCCTGGGCGGAGCAGGTGCTTTAACATGGCGCAGCTTCCCACATCTGAGCTTCACCGCACGGCCCGCCAACTCGCGCTCCCCGGATATGGCATTGAGCAGCAGGAACGACTTTTCAACGCCCACGTTCTAGTCATCGGCGCAGGCGGTCTCGGCTGCCCAGTCATGCAGTCGCTGGCTTCCGCAGGCGTTGGAACCATCACGGTCATCGATGACGACACCGTCGACATTTCCAACATTCACCGCCAAATCCTCTTCGGCGCAAGCGATGTCGGTCGACCCAAGGTCGAGGTTGCCGCCGAGCGCCTCAAAGAACTCCAATCAGACATCACCGTCAACGCGTTGCACGAACGGATCACTCCAGAAAACGCCTGCGAGCTGCTCAATTCCGTGGACCTCGTCTTAGACGGCTCCGATTCTTTCTCCACAAAATACTTAGTGTCTGATGCCGCCGAAATCACCGGAACTCCCCTCATCTGGGCAACGGTACTGCGCTTTCACGGCGAACTGGCACTCTTCAACTCTGGCCCCGACCACCGCGGAGTCGGCCTGCGCGACGTCTTCCCCGAACAACCCTCCGCCGATTTCGTCCCCGACTGCGCCACCGCTGGTGTTCTTGGCGCCACCACAGCCACCATCGGCGCACTCATGGCCACTCACGCCATCGGATTTCTCACAGAAATCGGCGACGTCCAACCAGGCACAATCCTCTCCTACGACGCATTCCCCGCCACCACGCGCAGCTTCCGCGTCTCCGCCGACCCGGCGCGCCCACTGGTCACCCGCCTCCGCGCCTCCTACGAGGCAGCGCGCACCGATACAACTTCGCTTATCGACGCCACCCTCAACGGCTCCCTCACCTCCCTCGATATCCGAGAGCCACATGAAGTTCTGCTCAAAGACCTCCCCGAGGGCGCAACGTCACTGAAGCTCCCCTTAAGCCAGATCACCTCGGACAGCGACATTTTAGAGGCACTGTCTGGAATCGACGGCGACATTTTGGTCTACTGCGCTTCGGGAATCCGCAGTTCCGACTTCATCGACAACTACTCCCACCTCGGCCACAAATTTGTGAATCTTCCCGGTGGGGTCAACGCGCTGTAGCTGTCAATTTAAGAGGCCAGAATTCTGGGATGAGTCAAAGTATGGCCTGCGCACTTTGAGGCGCTCAGAGGCGATTCTGTGAGGTCACTTTCTCGTGCCCCCAACTCATTTTTTGCGGTACTTCACGGCAGGCTGCCTGATTAGACCAAGACGCCCTCTGGCGAATCAGCCCTTCGCCTAATGCTGCACTAATCCTCTCTCGAAATGTGAGATTCAGACCAAGGGGAGCTTGAGAACACTCCCGCTTGGTTTGAAAGTTGCCTTAGCCACCGAGGCCGGCGCGTCGTAAAGCATCTGCCATGGAACCTGTGGCGGGCTTAGCGGACTGTTTTTGCGGAGCTCGCTGCTGTTTGGCTGGTCGGGTTCCGCGCTTTTGCAGAGCTGGGGCACCGGGTTCATCGGTCAAGCGGAGGGAAAGACCGATGCGTTTGCGGTCGACGTCAACTTCCATGACCTTTACCTTCACGACCTCACCAGAGCGAACAACTTCGTGGGGGTTGGAGATGAATTTGTCGCTCATCGCGGAAACGTGAACGAGGCCATCTTGGTGCACTCCCACGTCAACGAATGCGCCGAACGCCGCAACGTTGGTGACAGTTCCTTCCAGGATCATGCCGGGTGTGAGGTCGGAGATTTTCTCCACGCCTTCTTTGAAGCTGGCTGTTTTGAATTCTGGGCGGGGGTCGCGTCCGGGTTTATCCAGCTCGGCGATGATGTCGGTGACGGTGGGGATGCCGAATCGTTCATCAGCGAAATCAGCGGGCTTCAATTTGGCAAGCACCGCAGTGTTTCCGATCAATCCTGCGACATCCAATCCGGTAGCCTTCGCGATGTTGCGGACAACTGGGTACGCCTCGGGGTGAACAGCGGAGGCGTCG from the Corynebacterium crudilactis genome contains:
- a CDS encoding ThiF family adenylyltransferase, producing MAQLPTSELHRTARQLALPGYGIEQQERLFNAHVLVIGAGGLGCPVMQSLASAGVGTITVIDDDTVDISNIHRQILFGASDVGRPKVEVAAERLKELQSDITVNALHERITPENACELLNSVDLVLDGSDSFSTKYLVSDAAEITGTPLIWATVLRFHGELALFNSGPDHRGVGLRDVFPEQPSADFVPDCATAGVLGATTATIGALMATHAIGFLTEIGDVQPGTILSYDAFPATTRSFRVSADPARPLVTRLRASYEAARTDTTSLIDATLNGSLTSLDIREPHEVLLKDLPEGATSLKLPLSQITSDSDILEALSGIDGDILVYCASGIRSSDFIDNYSHLGHKFVNLPGGVNAL